The following are from one region of the Tenacibaculum dicentrarchi genome:
- the nrfH gene encoding cytochrome c nitrite reductase small subunit: MNFKRNILPEKKSKWRQIAIILIGIVTGLGFFMAKEASLVSYMSDDPLACVNCHVMTPMYNSWMHSSHREQASCNDCHVPHDNVFNKYFFKAKDGLFHATIFTARAEPEVMFMREASQEVVQNNCIRCHIQQVTQTKYDGWLDDHRESRTERKCWSCHQELPHGTVHGISTIKNNIAPIPTDQVEAVIPEWLNTKIEQKK; the protein is encoded by the coding sequence TTGAATTTTAAACGAAACATATTACCAGAGAAAAAATCTAAATGGCGGCAAATTGCTATTATTTTAATAGGAATTGTTACAGGTTTAGGTTTTTTTATGGCAAAAGAAGCTTCGTTAGTTTCTTATATGTCAGATGATCCTTTGGCTTGTGTAAATTGTCATGTGATGACTCCAATGTATAATAGTTGGATGCACAGCTCACACAGAGAACAAGCCTCATGTAATGATTGTCATGTACCGCACGACAATGTTTTTAATAAATACTTCTTTAAAGCAAAAGATGGTTTGTTTCATGCAACCATTTTTACCGCACGAGCAGAACCGGAGGTTATGTTTATGAGAGAAGCATCACAAGAAGTAGTACAAAACAACTGTATTCGTTGTCATATTCAGCAGGTTACTCAAACAAAATATGATGGTTGGTTAGACGATCATAGAGAAAGTAGAACCGAACGAAAATGCTGGTCATGTCATCAAGAATTACCTCACGGTACCGTGCATGGTATTTCAACCATTAAAAACAATATTGCGCCAATTCCTACAGATCAGGTTGAAGCCGTAATACCTGAATGGTTAAATACTAAAATTGAACAAAAAAAATAA